One Nocardioides luti DNA window includes the following coding sequences:
- a CDS encoding aldo/keto reductase, with amino-acid sequence MSDMDYRPLGDSGLMVSAVGIGCNAFSRRVDLDGVRDILSAARDVGVTLLDTADVYGDPAGGSESLLGEALQGQRDEFVVATKFGMDMRGANGADHGVRGSRRYVRRAVEASLTRLGTDHIDLYQLHVPDEVTPIEETLSVLTDLVREGKIRYLGCSNFDGWQVADADWTSRTSGLERFVSVQNRYSLLDRAIEDEVVPACEQYGLGILPFFPLEYGLLTGKYRRGQGAPDGSRAALDPSRAQWLEQADWDRIEAVEAYAAARDLSVLDVAIAGLAAQPAVSSVISGATSGDQVRANAAALRWDPTEADLVELDELTAS; translated from the coding sequence ATGAGCGACATGGACTATCGCCCCCTGGGTGACTCGGGCCTGATGGTGAGCGCGGTCGGCATCGGCTGCAACGCGTTCAGCCGGCGCGTCGACCTCGACGGCGTACGCGACATCCTCAGCGCCGCGCGCGACGTCGGCGTCACGCTGCTCGACACCGCGGACGTGTACGGCGACCCCGCCGGCGGCAGCGAGTCGCTGCTCGGCGAGGCGCTGCAGGGTCAGCGCGACGAGTTCGTCGTCGCGACGAAGTTCGGCATGGACATGCGCGGTGCCAACGGCGCGGACCACGGCGTGCGCGGCTCGCGACGCTACGTGCGCCGGGCCGTCGAGGCCTCGCTGACCCGGCTCGGCACCGACCACATCGACCTCTACCAGCTGCACGTGCCGGACGAGGTGACGCCGATCGAGGAGACCCTCTCGGTGCTGACCGACCTGGTCCGCGAGGGCAAGATCCGCTACCTCGGCTGCTCGAACTTCGACGGCTGGCAGGTCGCCGACGCCGACTGGACGTCGCGGACGTCCGGGCTCGAGCGTTTCGTGTCCGTGCAGAACCGCTACTCGCTGCTCGACCGTGCGATCGAGGACGAGGTGGTCCCCGCGTGCGAGCAGTACGGCCTCGGCATCCTGCCGTTCTTCCCGCTCGAGTACGGCCTGCTCACCGGCAAGTACCGCCGCGGTCAGGGCGCTCCCGACGGCTCGCGGGCCGCCTTGGACCCGAGCCGTGCGCAGTGGCTGGAGCAGGCCGACTGGGACCGGATCGAGGCGGTCGAGGCGTACGCCGCGGCGCGCGACCTGTCCGTGCTGGACGTCGCGATCGCGGGGCTGGCCGCCCAGCCCGCCGTGTCGTCGGTGATCTCGGGGGCGACGTCCGGCGACCAGGTGCGTGCGAATGCCGCCGCCCTGCGCTGGGACCCCACCGAGGCCGACCTGGTCGAGCTGGACGAGCTCACCGCGTCGTAG
- a CDS encoding dioxygenase family protein has protein sequence MPALYIGHGAPPLLDDPTWSGQLAAWAGDLPRPTAILIVSAHWESAPVSLSASGAPLVYDFGGFDQKYYRMTYETPDATALATRIAAMMPSTEPVHQHASRGLDHGAWVPLRIMYPDADIPVLQMSLPTSDPVRLMKLGERLRPLRDEGVLIIGSGFLTHGLPFLTDYRLDAPAPGWSKDFDAWAGEAMARGDVDELAAYATKAPGMPYAHPTVEHYTPLFVTLGAATTPDEPGLQVIDGFWLGLSKRSLQVA, from the coding sequence ATGCCTGCCCTGTACATCGGCCACGGAGCCCCGCCGCTCCTCGACGACCCCACCTGGTCCGGCCAGCTCGCCGCCTGGGCCGGCGACCTCCCCCGCCCGACGGCCATCCTCATCGTCAGCGCGCACTGGGAGTCGGCACCCGTCAGCCTCAGCGCCAGCGGCGCGCCCCTGGTCTACGACTTCGGCGGCTTCGACCAGAAGTACTACCGGATGACCTACGAGACGCCCGACGCGACCGCGCTGGCCACGCGCATCGCCGCGATGATGCCGAGCACCGAGCCGGTCCACCAGCACGCCAGCCGCGGGCTCGACCACGGCGCCTGGGTGCCGCTGCGGATCATGTACCCCGACGCCGACATCCCGGTCCTGCAGATGTCGCTCCCGACCTCCGACCCCGTCCGGCTGATGAAGCTGGGCGAGCGGCTCCGCCCGCTGCGCGACGAGGGCGTGCTCATCATCGGCTCCGGCTTCCTCACCCACGGGCTGCCGTTCCTCACCGACTACCGCCTCGACGCACCGGCCCCCGGCTGGTCGAAGGACTTCGACGCCTGGGCCGGCGAGGCGATGGCGCGCGGCGACGTCGACGAGCTCGCGGCGTACGCCACCAAGGCCCCGGGCATGCCCTACGCCCACCCCACCGTCGAGCACTACACGCCGCTCTTCGTCACGCTGGGCGCCGCCACCACGCCCGACGAGCCCGGCCTCCAGGTCATCGACGGCTTCTGGCTCGGACTCTCGAAGCGGTCGCTGCAGGTCGCCTGA